The Dethiobacter alkaliphilus AHT 1 nucleotide sequence GGCATTGCCCAGGGGCTCTTACCCATCATCGGCTATAACTTTGGCGCCGGTAAACTGGAGCGGATTCGGGAGGCCATGCTTAAAGGCAGCGTGGTGGCAACGGCTTTTACCGCGGTAAGCGGCTTGTCCTTTTTTCTCTTCCCCGGCTTTTTTTTAAGAATTTTCAGTGCGGAGCCGGAACTATTGGCTGTGGGGGAGACGGCGGTAAGGATAATGGTATCCATGTACCCTCTATTGGGTATTCAGACCACTGCCATCGTCTTTTTTCAGGCCATCGGTAAAGGGATGCCTTCTTTGTGGCTATCCCTTTTGCGCCAGTTCTTTCTCTTTATAATCTTTATGATGATTCTGGAGCGGTACTTTGGCCTGACGGGTATATGGTTTGCCATGCCGCTGGCAGATCTGTTGGCATTTATTCTCACCGTATTTATGGTGCTGCGGGAATTCCGCAAGTACGGCATTCCACTGTTGGCCCGTACTAACAAAAAGCGGCCAGTCCGTGACGGGGAGGTTTAAAGCATATGGGTGACTGGGAAGTTTCCCTGAACCTGGGAGAAAAGATTCCGGGGAAAGAACTGCTTTTGCTCTTGGAAAAAATAGATAAGACCGGCTCCCTCAACAGAGCGGTGGAGGAGGCCGGTGTTTCCTACCGCTATGGCTGGGGCCTTCTAAACCGTGCAGAAGAAGCGCTGGGCAAGGCTTTGGTGATGCGGCAGGCCGGCGGCAGTGCCGGAGGCGGAACCACGCTTACACCGGCAGGTAAGAAACTGCTGGGGCATATGCAGGCGCTGCAGCGGGAAGTTCAGGGGCAGTTGGCCGCTTTGTTTACCCATGAAGATGAACAGCCTGAGCGCCATCTGGTGCTGGCCAGTACCATGGAGCCGGTGGTGACCGGCCTTTTGGATGTTTTGGAACAGGCCTATTTGCAGGAGACCGGTATAACTGTACGCCATATTGCCGCCGGCAGCGGGCAGGCCATGGCCATGGCCAAAGCCGGGCGGGTGGACCTGATTCTTACCCATGCACCGGAGCTGGAAGAAGAGTTTGTGGCCCATGGCTGGGGAGTGGGGCGTATACCGGTGATGGGCAATGACTTTGTCCTGGTTGGCCCTGTGGCGGATCCGGCAGGTACGGCCAAAGCACAAAGCGCTGCGGCGGCTTTTAAATCAATTTCCCAGGCCAAACAGATTTTTATCAGTCGCGGAGACCAATCCGGCACCCATTTGGCGGAGCAAAAAATCTGGCGGCAGGCAGGTATAAATCCAGCCGGTTGTGCCTGGTACACAGAAGCGCGCAACACACTGGGCAATTATGGTATGCTGCAGCGGGCTGCAGAACTGGGCGGGTATACGTTGGTGGACCGGGCCAGTTTTACAACGGGATACAGTGAGGAAAAAATGGCTATCCTCTTTGCCAAAGACCCGCTTTTGGAGAACATTTTTTGCGCCATACCTGTTAGCCGCAAGAAAGCAGCTGTGAATCAGGATGGAGCGGAGTCTTTTGCTGCCTGGCTTACGTCTTCCACTGCCGTGGGGATAATCTTTGATTTTGGCAGGAAGGAATATGGTGAGCCGTTATTTACTCCTTATAAGCAATAATCTTTCGTCCTGCAAAAATATACATAACGGATATTGACAGAACCGGTCAGCCGGGATATAATCGCTATGCACCACGGTGCATAGCGATTGCTTTTGGAGGCCTTTAGATGAAAAAATTACCGGTTTTACTGCTTTTAATAATGATAGTTGTCGTATTAGGGGTTGCCGGATGTGGCGATGATGGTTCTTCTGCAGCTGCTAAATCCTCAAATTCTGCACAGGGGAGAATACTTTTGGCTACCACCACCAGCACATATGATTCCGGCCTGCTTGATTATCTACTGCCTTCATTTGAAAAATTGCACGGAGTGGATGTACAGGTTGTCTCTTTGGGAACTGGCCAGGCACTGGAAGTGGGTAAAAACGGCGATGTTGACGTGGTGTTGGTTCATGCCCGGGAAGCGGAACTGGCCATGGTCCATCAGGGCCATTATGTGGACCGCCACGATGTAATGTACAATGATTTCATTATTGCGGGTCCGGACAGCGATCCGGCCGACCTGCGGCAGCTTACAGATATTGAAGAAGTATTTGCTGCTATAGCCGGACAGCAAGTACCCTTTATTTCCCGCGGCGATGAATCGGGGACCCACGTTAAGGAAAAGGCCCTTTGGCAAAAGGCCGGAATCTCCCCACTGGGAGACTGGTATGTGGATACCGGGGCCGGTATGGGGGACACACTGCGCATGGCAGATGAGATGGAAGGATATATCCTCACCGATCGCGCCACGTTCCTCTCCATGCAGGACAGGCTGGAGTTGGCCATTGTTTTTGAGGGCGCAGAGGAACTTTTAAATCAATATGGCGTAATGGCCGTAAATCCGGATAACTATTCCGGCATTAATTACCAAGGGGCCATGCAGCTAATTGAATATTTAATTTCTGAGGATGGCCAAAAAATGATTTCAGATTTTAAGCCATATGGAGAAACGCTCTTTTTCCCCAATGCGCAATAGAAAGGACCTGCTATGGCAGACGCACTTCGGCAAGCAATAAACATGTTAATATTTTTTGACCCCGACCTTTACCAGATTATTTTCCTGACGTTATATGTATCGGGGAGTGCAGTAATTTTAGCGGCATTAATCGGAGTTCCGGCAGGAACGTGGTTGGGGATGCAGCCGCCACGTAAGGTGCGCTTTTTAACCCTATTTATCTATACATTGATGGGGCTACCCCCGGTGGTAGGGGGGTTGGTGGTTTTTATGCTCTTATCCCGCC carries:
- a CDS encoding substrate-binding domain-containing protein, with translation MGDWEVSLNLGEKIPGKELLLLLEKIDKTGSLNRAVEEAGVSYRYGWGLLNRAEEALGKALVMRQAGGSAGGGTTLTPAGKKLLGHMQALQREVQGQLAALFTHEDEQPERHLVLASTMEPVVTGLLDVLEQAYLQETGITVRHIAAGSGQAMAMAKAGRVDLILTHAPELEEEFVAHGWGVGRIPVMGNDFVLVGPVADPAGTAKAQSAAAAFKSISQAKQIFISRGDQSGTHLAEQKIWRQAGINPAGCAWYTEARNTLGNYGMLQRAAELGGYTLVDRASFTTGYSEEKMAILFAKDPLLENIFCAIPVSRKKAAVNQDGAESFAAWLTSSTAVGIIFDFGRKEYGEPLFTPYKQ
- a CDS encoding substrate-binding domain-containing protein yields the protein MKKLPVLLLLIMIVVVLGVAGCGDDGSSAAAKSSNSAQGRILLATTTSTYDSGLLDYLLPSFEKLHGVDVQVVSLGTGQALEVGKNGDVDVVLVHAREAELAMVHQGHYVDRHDVMYNDFIIAGPDSDPADLRQLTDIEEVFAAIAGQQVPFISRGDESGTHVKEKALWQKAGISPLGDWYVDTGAGMGDTLRMADEMEGYILTDRATFLSMQDRLELAIVFEGAEELLNQYGVMAVNPDNYSGINYQGAMQLIEYLISEDGQKMISDFKPYGETLFFPNAQ